In the genome of Pempheris klunzingeri isolate RE-2024b chromosome 20, fPemKlu1.hap1, whole genome shotgun sequence, the window aagaggaggcaggaggaaagAGAGCGATGGAGAGAATGACAAGCAGCTGAAGAACCAGCTCAACTgtgaggagaagggagagaaggagatCAAAGGGAAcgaaaaagagaagaagagagagagtcgGCGTTCTGGGTCTCTGTGGAGGAGTGGATGGGCGCTGAGTGAAAGACTGGCCATAAATGTCTCAGGGATGCGTTATGAAACTCAGCTACGCACCTTAGCTCAATTCCCTGACTCCTTGCTTGGTGACCCCAGGCGGAGGTCACGGTACTTTGACCCACTCCGAAATGAGCTCTTCCTGGACCGCAATCGGGCCTGCTTCGACGCCATTCTGTATTTTTATCAGTCAGGCGGGAGGCTTCGGAGGCCTGCGAACATACCCCTGGACATCTTTATGGATGAGCTGATGTTCTATCAGCTGGGAGAGGACATCATGAACCGCTTCAAGGAGGACGAAGGTTTcccaaaagaggaggagaggccgCTGCCAGCCAACGACATCCAGAGAAGACTCTGGATGCTGTTTGAGCACCCTGAGTCCTCATCAGGTGCGCGAATCATAGCCATCATCAGTGTTATGGTCATTGTGGTGTCCATCCTCATCTTCTGCCTGGAGACACTGCCCGACTTCAGGAATGAGAAAGAGTCACGTGAGGTAGGAAATGTGTAGAGTTGCATTGTATATGTCCAGACTTCCTGAGAGGTAGGTGGACGACATTATGAGGACGAAAGGTGTTATCCACCTTTAAAGCATTTACTCTTTAGGGCATTTGTGTGGGTATCAGCAGGTAGTAGGTGAAACGTAAAGGGATTAACATGAGAGTATATATTGTTGGtagtcatttttacatttacttttttatatcATGGTTTTGTGTTCAATAACACATCAAATAAATCCACAAGGGTCTGAGGTCTTGAATAGGATGTGTGAGGCTGTCTGGCTCAAAAAGACACCTGATATCAGGGGAAGCAGGTGTTTACGTAAATACACACTTGGTAAGTACTACAGTGTGTTAAGAGGAAAAATACTGACACGGGAACAGCTATTTGCCAATATGTCTGGAAGCAgaccagacagagagagagagagagaaagagactccACCAAGCTTATGGTGTGATTATTTTAGTCGGCTGTTAAATTTGATACACTTGGATTCAGGAAGTGCTAAAGGGTAAAGGGAGTAACGGGTGGGGCTTGGAAGACAAAtaaaaggacagagaggaaagacaggGTCAGGAGGCAGTAAGGTGTGCTAACAAAAGGTCACACAGGTGACAGGACACATCGGCTACGGTGAGCCAAAGTCTTCTGGTGGCCGAGAGCAGGACACTAAAAGGTCTCGCAGGATGAGAGGCATACGTTGGGTCATGTTAACACATTCCTCCAAGACTGCTGTGCTAGGCCAGGCTGCCTTTGCACGAGGTAGCTGCCAGGAAACTACTGTAACTTACTCCAGTCCAAGTCAGCGGCAGACCCACTGAACTGCATTGCCAATGTTGCATGGTTAAAGAGGCCAGGGTGATGTGATAGCGACGAAGGTGGAGATGGATGAGCAGCATTTCAGCAAGACGCTCTCATGTTTCTCTGCGGAGATCTCACGGGGTTAAATATAGTCTTAGGAGAGCCCTTGGAGCAGATCAACACATAGATCTCCACCTTTAGTAATAAACACTGTCACTGACCTGCTACTGAAAGTCAAAAGGAATACTATAGGTTTATTTAAACTACCCTGAAACTAAATATATTACTCATAGCCTATTACAGCATACTGAACTGATCCCTTCATATCCGTGTCATCCGTTTTCACACTTTTAACTTGATGTTAAGTGTAAGATGCTTTAAACGGCCACCATCAAATGCTTGAATGTAATGCTAACTGACACGAAAGATGGAAAGACAGGTGGACTGAAAAGGAGATAGGTGCAGCTATGACTGAAATGTAAAGCCGCAGATGTCAAACGCTTTTATGATGCTGTCACAAGTGAGAACCAATGAGATGGTGGATTTATTGAAACACCATGAAAGCAGTATCCCAGTGGCAGTTTGTAAAATAGCGTAAAATAATATACAGTTATAGCCCCacatttaaaggaacagttagacatttggggaaataagTTTATTCACTTTGTTGCATAGACTTAAACAAGAAGATAGATATCACTCTCATGCCTGTACAGTTAATATGTTGCTGGATCcattagctggttagcttagcttagcattaagactggtAAGAGGGGGAACAGCTCTGTGCTAAGCTCACTAGCTAAAACGttatatctgtttttattggtttttttataaatctgtacaaaaacttAAGTCTGTTCACTGTTGCATGGAGGACTATTTTTAGGCAAGAGATATTGTTTTTAGACCTCAGTTCTTGTTAATGTGGTTTTTACCCTTTTGGTATTTACTCAGATTAAAGAAAGAATATAATGTGTtggtgagttttagaggtgtggattttgttacttttggacagagccagacatgctgtttccctctgcctcctgtctttgtgctaagctaagctaaccggctgctagTTTTAACTTCATATTTATCGCGCAGACTTGAaaatggtatcaatcttctcatccaactcttggcaagaaaacgTTCCCAAGATGTTAAACAAATGTCCCAAACTGAAGAACTATCTGCAATATTATAGTTACAATTGTGAATTTCATCCTTTAAATGTTCCAATCATTCTCTGTGACACTAAGGCTATACTTGACAAGTTTTACATCTGTCCTGTCTGTTCTGTGTCCTTTGCTTCAGGAATATTTTTACAAGTACCACTCCCAGGCCAAGAACGTATCTGAGAACATGCCTCCTCCATCGAATGTTTTCCATGACCCCTTCTTCATGGTGGAGACCATCTGTATATGCTGGTTCTCCTTCGAGCTCTTAATGCGCTTCACTTGCTCTCCCAGCAAGATGCACTTCTTCAAGGATGTCATGAACATCATCGATTTCAGTGCCATTCTGCCCTATTTTGTCACTCTGGGAACAGAACTAGCCAAGGACAATGATGCCTCTCCAGCCACATCCTTGGCCATCATCAGAGTCATCAGGTTAGTGAGGGTGTTCAGGATCTTCAAGTTGTCCCGTCACTCTAAGGGCCTCCAGATCCTTGGCCAGACACTGAGGGCCAGCATGCGCGAGCTGGGCCTGCTTATCTTCTTCCTGTTTATTGGCGTCATCCTCTTCTCCAGCGCCATCTACTTCGCTGAGGCTGACCATACCAACACAGCCTTTATCAGCATACCACACGCCTTCTGGTGGGCGGTTGTCACCATGACCACAGTGGGCTATGGTGATATGTACCCAGAGACAGTGTGGGGTAAGCTGGTGGGCTCAATGTGCGCCATCGCCGGCGTGCTCACTATCTCTCTGCCAGTGCCCGTCATAGTG includes:
- the LOC139219533 gene encoding potassium voltage-gated channel subfamily A member 7-like, whose product is MDSSDPQDDERGGRRKESDGENDKQLKNQLNCEEKGEKEIKGNEKEKKRESRRSGSLWRSGWALSERLAINVSGMRYETQLRTLAQFPDSLLGDPRRRSRYFDPLRNELFLDRNRACFDAILYFYQSGGRLRRPANIPLDIFMDELMFYQLGEDIMNRFKEDEGFPKEEERPLPANDIQRRLWMLFEHPESSSGARIIAIISVMVIVVSILIFCLETLPDFRNEKESREEYFYKYHSQAKNVSENMPPPSNVFHDPFFMVETICICWFSFELLMRFTCSPSKMHFFKDVMNIIDFSAILPYFVTLGTELAKDNDASPATSLAIIRVIRLVRVFRIFKLSRHSKGLQILGQTLRASMRELGLLIFFLFIGVILFSSAIYFAEADHTNTAFISIPHAFWWAVVTMTTVGYGDMYPETVWGKLVGSMCAIAGVLTISLPVPVIVSNFSYFYHRENECEDRTEYTHVQTSLWGDEEPEEEEIEEGDRDPEGDYYAIEGICNPLNGTLLGGLCTEQSTEFRGGNMYLSEPLVTQV